From the Juglans microcarpa x Juglans regia isolate MS1-56 chromosome 7D, Jm3101_v1.0, whole genome shotgun sequence genome, the window atactaatatatattagtattactaatatatttatcaaaaggaatatgttgagaatttattacgccaaaaatgtaattaatatatattttatattcaaaacatatgatcaaataaatgttcatatttaagattaaatttttatgttataaattatactataacattatttcatctataattataatttataaaaaatatatataatattaaaaattaattacaaatatataaatatgcgaaCGGTCTGGTCCAGTCCTGGAAAACATAAAATCGAGATTAGACCGGTTATGACCAgtttttaaaatggaggaacCAGTCCCAAATCGAACCAACTAATCCATGCccattttttggtttatttttacagcCCTAATTAATAGCTTGGATTCTCCATTTCTGTCCGTTTTTGAAAGAAATAGCTTACTTTTACTTCTCCGCTTCTagttatcctttttttttatttatagaaaatctatttttagatcttattttttacacacttAACACATCGTTGATGTGGAATCCTTCCacatcaattatattaaaaaattattggtattttcttttttttttgaattatacCGGATCCCACTATAAACGATGTGTTAGCACACATACTTGCGTATGACaaaattcttctttttataaagaaattattgtCATCTTAACTCCTTTGAGAACATAACTCGTCCTATTAGTAATGAGAACATATGGTGATGGGGAAATTCGACCAAATCCTAGTGATTCTTGAAAGTCATAATTATTAAGGAAAATTAGTAAGATAGATCGGATTTTCATAAAGTCGtaggctaaaaaaaaaaaaaaaaaaatgtcatataCTCTGAAGCTTAAATTACTGACAGAGCTGAGAAGGGTGGCTGAAATCAATTCATCtgtgttatttttattctgAAAAAACCTCCATTATTTTTggcacaaataaatttttaatgttgGATTTCTGAAAATAATGGTAAAAATGGGACTGAAAGAGCACCTGAATCATGATGATTCTGCCAAATTATCAATGGCTCTCTCTCAACAAAGAAATCACAATTATAACAACCATGGGCGTCTCACTAGAAAACTTGAACCAAGGGAGCACTTCAGCAACCAGCTCAGATCAGTTTGTAGGCTatgtatttacaattttagttataattttacatacaagatccattttatcaattttctttttaaattaaaattttataactttgAGCATATCAATAGTTAACATGCATTGTTACTTAAGTAAAAATTCTAActacaaaaataacattttccttatAACAATTCATCCCTAATATGCCAGTTGCCTTTAAAATAGAACTCTACCAAGAACCAGAAAAACAAGGAGAAAATCACAACTAATTTGAAGGACCAAGTAACATCAGTAATAATGGTAATATAGAAAGAAGAGTGCAATATCTTTTAATTGTTCTATTAGTTGGCATCAACCAAGGTCATCCACAAATCAGGACTCAATTGCATGCCCGCTAGAAGCCGCTATTCGCAAATGGTATCAGAATCCTAGCAAAGCCAACCCATTTTCAACCACGAATTAAGTACATTAAAAGCATAAAATTTTTCTGCTTGATTTCTTTTCAGGCGAGTCGACTGCTCAGTATAAAATAAATCAGACATGAAATTTGAACGAACATACTCAACCATATTGAGAAAGCATGGGACTccggttataaaaaaaaaaaaaaaaaagtatttttaagcAAAACCGAGTTTACAATAAGCAAAACCATAACAAAACATTTGAGCTGGTGCCTCAGAATAACTGAAGCACCTCGACAGATCATGACAAGGAAACAAACACAAACATCATACCATACTCAAGCCACCGCCGATCAAGTACCCAATTCTGAGACGGGGTACCTAACAACGAAAGCATATAACTTCGACTTGTAAAATAAAGCAGGCAACGTCCTAAAGCAGCGCAAACACTGCCCAAGTTTCTTTCATAAGCATTACCAATACGATAGCAGGCATGATATGCCAAAATCTGAGGAACCTGCACGATTCACTTCTTCTTAGCAGCAGACTTGGTGACCTTGGCACCACTTGGATCCTTCTTCTCAACACTCTTGATGACACCAACAGCCACAGTCTGGCGCATGTCCCTCACAGCGAAACGACCGAGAGGTGGATACTCTGAGAAAGTCTCAACAACCATTGGCTTGGTGGGAATCATCTTCACCATGCCTGCATCACCATTCTTCAAAAACTTGGGCTCCTTCTCCAGCTCCTTACCAGATCGCCTGTCAATCTTGGTCAAGAGTTCAGCAAACTTAACTGCAATGTGGGAAGTGTGGCAGTCAAGCACTGGAGCATAACCATTGCCGATCTGACCAGGGTGATTCATGATGATGACCTGGGAGGTGAAGTTAGCTGCCTCCTTGGCAGGATCATCCTTGGAGTTGGAAGCAACAAAACCACGCTTCAGATCCTTCACAGCAACATTCTTCACGTTGAAGCCAACATTGTCACCAGGAAGGGCCTCCGGGAGAGCTTCATGGTGCATCTCCACAGACTTAACTTCAGTCGTCAGTCCAGTGGGACCAAAGGTCACAACCATACCAGGCTTGATGACACCAGTCTCCACACGTCCAACTGGGACAGTTCCAATGCCACCAATCTTGTAGACGTCCTGGAGTGGCAGACGGAGGGGCTTGTCTGAGGGCCTCTTGGGCTCCTGGATCAAGTCAAGAGCCTCAAGGAGGGTGGGGCCCTTGTACCAGTCAAGGTTGGTTGACCTCTCAATCATGTTGTCGCCCTCAAAACCAGAGATTGGGACGAAGGGGATCTTGTCAGGGTTGTACCCAACCTTCTTTAAATAGGATGAAACTTCCTTAACGATTTCATCGTACCTTGCCTTGGAGTATTTTGGGGTTGTGGCATCCATCTGGCACATAATTGTCAGCAAAAGTAACTCAAGTCATATTTAACCTCAAATCATAACCACCGAAAATGGACAGAAAACTAATGTCATCTGCATAGTGTGAACAAAAGCTGACCTTGTTACAGCAGCAAATCATCTGCTTGACACCAAGTGTAAAGGCAAGCAAGGCATGCTCACGGGTCTGACCATCCTTCGAAATACCAGCTTCAAAACCACCAGTGGTGGAGTCGATGATGAGGACAGCACAGTCAGCCTGTGAGGTACCGGTGATCATGTTCTTGATAAAGTCACGATGACCAGGGGCATCAATGACAGTGCAGTAGTACTTGGTAGTCTCGAATTTCCACAAGGCAATGTCAATGGTAATACCACGTTCACGTTCAGCCTTAAGCTTGTCCAACACCCAGGCATACTTGAATGACCTCTTGTTCATCTCAGCAGCCTCTTTCTCGAACCTCTCAATAACACGCTTGTCAATACCTCCAAGCTTATAGATCAAATGCCCGGTCGTGGTCGATTTTCCAGAGTCGACATGGCCTATGACCACAATGTTGATGTGAAACTTCTCCTTACCCATCTTGGAATGTTAAAACGATGCTGCAACAGAAGTGAGAGAACTTCAGAGAACTAACGTCAAATATAAACAAGCCAATGTGCAAACATGAAACAGCAAACATAAATTTCATGGAGGCAACTTAACAGTTAACAACTTAACAAAATCTCAAATGAAAACTCTTTtatcgtttgcattcaaaacccacctcaactcatctcatctcatcattacaactttttcaaattcccacacaaaatataataaacaattcaactttttcaaatcttaaaacaacttcttcaaatttccctacaaaatacaataataattcACCTTTTAAtatactattcacaaaacatctcaacccatctcaactcatctctaaatccaaaccactccttaaCAGTTGCACACAACAACCCGATACGACCCAATATAAATTTCATGGAGGTCATATGAAACAGGCATACAACACCCATGACAAACAACGGACAATCACCAATCCACTTCAACGTCATAGTACTCAGTACCAGGCGCAGCAAAAGTTTGAAGGATAATTTCACTTGCTCATCAAAACATATCAAGGTAGAATTGGGAAATTCATATGTTTAGATAACGGATTAAAAGATCGATTGGGCCACTCTTGTGATCGAAATAGATCAGaaacaaagaacaaacaaaCCAGCATTTCCAAAGTTCATTGTTCACAAAAAACAAATCCCTGATCAACAACGAATAACTAagaatatgaataagaaaagaaagtaaaaaaaaatcgtacCAATTTAGGTTCCAGAcgcaaaacaaataaaaaactttcagctacaaaaattttaaagaatttgaataGTCTCTATGAATAGAACAAACTGATATAGATCCCAAAGCCagcacagaaaaaaaaaaatcccttaacAATAATCTTCTCGggaatttaggatttttttatcaCGAGGAACCAAAGACCGTACACATATCTTACCCGGTCTAAAATATTTAGGATTAACAAACCAAAAACAGAAATTCATCtgctaacaaataaaaataaagataattagCAAACTTAATAGATTTAAACGAGGATCCGAGATTTAGATGCATATATCTTCAGCAACGACAACTAGCTGGAAACAACCCATAAtcgaaaaaacaaaagaaccaaaccaaaacaagCAAATGGATTAATAAAGAACCATAGGAAATCAAAGCTTGCGAGTAGAACGCTCACCTAGGCTGAGAGGGCTTACGGCGAGGCGATAATGTATAATGCAGTATGAGGGTTACAAAATGCTTTTGCTTCCTACTTATATAGACGAGAGGGCATGTGGAGCTAGGGCTCCGTTTGTGAGGTTTTACATACTAAGAGATTACGTATGTACCCTTTAGCGTTAATTAATTGACGAAAGGCTCACAGACTCACAGCTACTGTCAAAGTTAAATGGACGTGGCGGATCAATCGAACTCGATTTACGTATCAATTAACTCGAAAGAAGTGCTTTgctcattaattttataaaaataaatttataaattataatagtattttaaattataaaattaattttattataaattaaatttaaggtattACGTGAAatcgttaatttataaattatatttgtgaAATTGTTTTGTGTAGCACTTCTCAAACTTTATGGGTAAGGTAACCTCATTTGAATTCAACtcatatattatgtaaattaataacatttttaacctttctaaaagagagagagaaaatggtacccataattttattaagaaaaatactctaattttaaaagaattatacaaaaataatttcataaaataaaatggtttgATATGGTTcgtcatattgtaaaataaatccaacataTTAGATaaagtcatatcagtttgtgagattacttttgtataatttttttatgaaagtaaTACTCCTCTTTTATTAATAACCCTACATTATGGTAGAAGAAAACTTGTGGTTACAATCATAAGCTTGGGGTTAcatcataaatctcaaaatcaaagcGTAAAAATCATTATCAATGACCTTATATTCATTGATAGTCAAGATATGGAATACTAGCTTTGTCCATTGCTATAACACTTGGCATGGAACGAGGTAGCTCATTCCAAGTATAGAAGGTTCGAGATTCTCTTTGGGCTATTGATTTGTAACTTAATTTATTTCTCAGAATACATGTCAGTCAACAAGGCTACATCTACTCTTCATGTTAAGGATGTGTTTCGCACCACTGTTGACAGACTCAACCAACTTGTAGCACAAGAAACGTGAGGTCTCGGTAGATGGGTGACACCTCTGATACCTAAGTTAGTGTATATCTTGAAGATAGTTGTTTATGAAAAACATGGGCCCTAGTTTTACCTGTATTTAGGCTCTAGGTTGGGCCTTTGTTTTCTGTGTGCCTAGGGTGTATTCTCCTTGCTCTAGATGTCATGTCATCTCATTTAATTCGACTGCTCCTATCAGTTTCTTGGGTCATGTCTCCTACGATAGGTGGTGAGGTGCGGCCTTTCTCGAGGTACCTTATCAGTGACAGAATCTTCCACGGGATCTCTTGCTTGTGATCCATATTGAAtcatttaatgcggcatggttcCTTGTGAATTGTCCCGGCAGAGGCGTGTCCATGTGAATGTTGTCCCATATTCCTATGCTAATCCAGGGCCTCTTCCCCTTTCCCATTTGCTGGACTAATGGTATTTGGTCCTTGGGCCTTGGTGAGATGGATCGGGCCCAGTGAGGTGGGGGATGAACATGCCCCACCAGTTACCTCACAAATTCTTATCGTACAAGTGCGGTGAGAATTGTTTTTTAACCCACAATGCTTCTATGACCTATATCCATTGTCTGCGACTATACACGTTCCCACATCTGTGGTAATGTGTGACAACTCGGCTTCCATGTCTCATCATGCAACGGGGATTGCAGGATTTGTTTCCAACATTTCCTTtccggtgacacttgtcactttcCAAGAAAGAGTGGTCCAATCGACACTGTCCTCCTATTTAAACCCCAATTCTTGACTTTTGTCACTTATTTCCTACTGTTCTCTACATGTTCTTGCCTTTTAATTgaaaaaccctaacttttctttctctaaccTTTCTTTTTGTTGCTAATGGCACCCAAAAATTCCTCTTGTATCTCATCTCGAGGTTCACACCCCGATGGGTGTTCTTGAAACCTTGGGGCCTCTGGTCAAAATAGCCCTCATTATTTTGAGGGATATTACTGGTTCGTGATCACTACTCCGTCGGACCTGAACGCGGTGCGAAATTCCTTCGGAGTGCCTTACTCCATTGTTTTAGAAGTTCAAGGGGTTCACTGTAGGGCCATTGACTCGAAGGGGTTTGTTGAGAAGGTCGTACTATACTCATCCATGTTCTTGAAGGGCTTGTGGCCTCCTTTCTTCCGTCCAGTTCAAGACGTCTTGGACTAGCTCGCATTGGATCTTTGCAGCTTCATCCTAACGCATGAAGGATTCTTATGTCATATTGTATCGTATGGTGCCTGGTCCTAGGAGCAGAGGGTGAATATTATCTAGACCTGATTGCCAAGAAGCTTTTCTTCACCCCACGAGATGCAGTGCCATGACGACAATTTGTGTAGCTTCCGTTCCCACACCAAATAATGGGTAGCCTGCCTGGAACCTCATTTTTCCCATGTTAAGGATTATTCATAAGATTCTTCTTTATATTGGGCTGCAGTTGGGAATTCCCTGCCAATGAGGCCGCTCAATAAGAGTTTCCTATCCGAGCCATGTGGGGGTCATCTTGGACGACAAtgagttttctttaaatttatcctACCAGGAACAGGCTCATTTGAATAAGGTCTGCTCCTAGGTTGAGGATCACTAGGAAGAAATTTGGACCGATGTTTTTTTATCAGAGCCAACACTAACTGATTGTTGGTGATGCTGGATCGATCACATGTTAGTGGCCGCCACTTATTGAGAGAGACACTCGCCTCTCGTGGGCCTTTCAATAGAGAGGAAAGGGAATAAGCCTTGTATAGAGGATGAAGAGATCCATGAGTCCACTAGAGCTTGTAGTAGCTCAGAGTCCAAGCAAGAAGTTCCCTTTCATTCGATGGCTCCAACCACCTTCCACAGGCTCAGCCTTCATCGAGGGCGATAGATTGATTCGATGTGAACCCCTAAGTCCGGAAAGCATTGATAAGATCTTGGAGTAGGCAGAGGTTGAACTGGCGATGGCGAGGGGTTTTGAATGCCCTTAGTTGGGCCTTCGCATTGCTCCATCACCTTCCTTGGACTTGCATTCCACCCTGCCAGGAGACCAGGGGCTAGTCGAGATTCTTAGCCATGATGAGAAGGAACTTGAGATGGCCTTTTATTCGGCCTTCCTCAAACCAATCTCGAGGGGTTCTCACAAACCCGCTTTGGGAGTACCTTTTGAAGATGTTGTTGAGGTGCCCACTCCTAATGACGTTGAAGATGCCAAGGCATGCACCACCATCTCTGGGGTAATCCCTGGCCCTGGGCACATCATCAGGAGGCATTGATGGCAGTGTCCACACTCTGCGTTCCATACCCTTTATTGTCTTTGACGGTGAGACGCCGTCTCTTCCCTTTGAACCTAGGGGTTTGTCCCAAGACAACCCTTTGGTCTTGGATCTAAGCGAGGACAGGGTTTCCATACCTTCCTCGCTTTTCAGCACTTCCTCAGAGCTAGAGGTCACTTTGTTCGTGGCATTGGAGGAGCCTGTGTTACCAACTCCTCCTGTGGGTGGCGGAGAGACTTTGGGTGAACAATTATTGACACGGGTGTTGTAGAGACTCTGGCTAGTGGGTGACTAATGCAATCGAGGGTGTGGACCTTCCTCCCCAGGCTTTTTCTCCCCCTTCTTCCTTACTCATCTTGGGTAGCTAGAAAACTTGAGGCGAGCCTCTTGGGAAGGGAGGCGTTGCGCTTCACGATTGCATGGGCCCTTCGAGTCTCAACCATCTAGATCCGGCCAGAGTGGTAATAATGCCTAGGCTGAGTCTGTGCGCGACACAATCGACAGGCTCAGGAAATTCCTATGACAATAAGCTTTCTCACCCCTCGCCttcgattttctttttccctatCATTTTTTCATTCACTGACTTATGTTGATATGTTAGGGAGCTGACTCATTGGCTGCCTGGATTGTCAACAGGAGGGCCGCGCTAGAAGAAGAGGTTCGCATATTGTAGTCTTTTGCAGTTCAAGATCACCGGGAGGTCACCAAAGTGTAGTTCGAGAGGGATGACGCGGAGGAAGCCTTTGCCCAGGTGCATGCCCAGTCATTCTTATTAAAGAGAAGTGTCTCTGCTCTATGTGATGATGTGACACACCTCCAACATGACCTAGCAAAATCAAAGGAAAAGATAGCTCGTTGTTATCTTGAGGCCAAATTCTTTGAAGAGGAGTGAGATAGTAGGCGAGATCGGCTAGCCAACCAGGAAATGGAGCTGGAGGAGACCAGGAAACATTGTCACGAATATGCCACTATAGTCGAATGGGCTAAGGAGTCCTGCCAAGATCTACGCTTGAATTGCAATTACCTTAAGGGTGAGAAGGACAAGTTGAACAAACAACATGCGTCAGTttagagagagcaagagaggcTAGATGAGAAGCATGTGGCCAAGGTGGTGTGCAACAGGGCTTGGGGTTATGGCTATAAACAGGGTTTGGAGAGGTTGAGGGACCATTTTCTAGAGAACCCTCGGACTGACTTAAATGTCTTGATTTAAGAGCCCTCAAGCCCGACTGCCAGTCACTCCAATTCCTTAACTCTCTAAGCAAAGATTTGATGCCCGACGCCTTTCTGACCCTTGCCACAAATCCTTGATTTGtacttttcttctctctttttttattgtatCTTTTTGTTATCAAATTGAACAACCTTGTAATGAATGTGATTTTTCACTTTATTAGTTCTGCATTGCTTTCCCTGTTTCCAGTGTGTCCCTTACTTTGTTTATTTACTCAAGTTTTGTTGAGTGTGAGTACCCCGAATGGTCTTGGACGGTTTGGGCCTTCATGGCTTTGCTTGTTTCCCGCCCTGTTTGTTTGCTCAGGTATGACTGCAGTAGGAACGATGTGGAAAATGCTTAAGGAAGTTATTTCCTCCTCTGTTCTTCAGAGTGAGGGCTAGGCTCTACTTTGAGAGCTAGGCGGGATATGTTCTTGAGGTATGACTGCACTAGGAACGATGTGGAAAACGCTTAAGGAAGTTATTTCCTCCTCTGTTCTTCGGAGTGAGGGCTAGGCTCGGCTTTGAGAGCTAGGCGGGATATGTTCTTGACCGAGCTAGGGGATGAGGTAGGAAATGCTTAAGGAAGATGTTTCCTCCTTTACCATTAGTGCGAGCATGAAGCTTGACTTTGGCGTTGTGCGACTTTAATGTCATAAAAAGTATTTAGATATAATCAGACACAAAATAGTTTTATTGAAAATGTGGGTTTACATGATGTGCCTAAAATGTTCTTTCATGCAGTGGTTTTAAGTAAAAGACTTCTTGAGATGCTTTGTGTTCCACAGGTATTGTAACTCTTTTCCCTCAGCATCCTTTAACCAATTAGCTTCGGGTCGATGGAAGGTCGTGACCATGTACGGTCCTTCTCATTTTGGAACgagctttccttcttcttgggAGGTCACTCTGGTTTTCTTCAGCACAAGATCTCCCATTTGGAATGACTTAGGCCTCCCTCTCAGGTTGAAATATTGTTTCGTCTTCCTTTTGCTTGCTATCGACTTTATTTCtgctttttctctcctttcctctACTAGGTCTGGGCTCTCGTGTATTGTATCTTCATTCGCTCGTTCGCTAAAATATTGAACTCTGTAACTCGATATCCCTACCTCCACTAGGATCTCTGCTTCATTCCTGTAAGTTAGGGCGAAGTGGGTTTCCTTGATCGAGGTTTTAACGATTGTTCAATACGCCCACAAAACCTAGGTAGTTCTTCTACCCATGTTCTCTTTTTGGCCGCCAATCTTTTCTTCAAAATTCCTACCTGAGTCTTATTAGTCGCGTTGACTTGCCCATTGGCTTGGGATGCCCTGAGGAggaatatttttcctttatgaCTTGCCCGTTATCCGCAATGATGACCCGAGGTATGCTGAATTGGCATACCGTGACTTTCCACAAAAACCTGGTTACGTTGGCAACCGTTATTGTTGAGAAGGGCTCCGTTTCCACCCACTTCGTGATGCAGTTAACTACTACTATGATGAATCACAAATCCTTTTCCCAAGGGCATGGGTCCTACAATGTCAAGGCCCCATTACGTGAAGGGACACAGGGAAGTAATCAACGTATGCTCGTCAGGCGAACAATGTGGAATCGATGTGTGTATCTAGCACTACGTGCATTTTCTAACTAATCGTTCTGCATCTTTGAGGACTCGGGGCCAATAATAACTAGCCTACGTTACTTTTCTCGCCAAAGTTCCTCTCGAGTGATTTCCACATATTTCCTCGTGTATCTCTACTAGTACATTCTAGGCTTCTAGGAAGATACACATcaagagggaaaaagagaatCCTCATTTGTATAGTTTAACTAGACAGATGAATCGAACAGCCTTATTATTCACATTCATCACCTCTTCTTTTTCATTCGACAGCTCCTCGGTGGTTAAGAATCGAGTTATCTCAAGCGCCCATTCGGGTAATCCTTCCCCAACTTCTGAGcggtgttttaaatttcgtaccgtactgaCTGGTAAGGTCAAAATTTTTCGtaccggtacaggtactatacccatttcgtaccggcctcaatttcggcctctaccggcctatattttggcctgtgttttttttttattatttcaaactacaagcatattttttaacccccaattcagactggactatttataatttatatatatgtatttatatataatttatttatatatagactattattttggaatataatttttatatatatttatttatatatcgactatcccgaaacgttatcccgaaacgataccggtatcgaaatatttcgttccagtaccttgacaggtacgacgtccggtacggtattcaaaatattgcttCTGATAGTTCAAGTCTAACTGTAGGAGTCTCTAATATTTTGGTGACCACAACCGACAATAGTGTTGTGTTGTTCATGCTCGATGTAGCTCGTGCTAACTGGTCTGCCTTCCAGTTGTCAATGCAGGAAATTTACCTGATGGTGAAACTCCAAAAACAATCACATTCTTCCCATACTCGCGGTAAAtagggttggagtttttcactttTCACCACATACTCCCCTTCGACTTGATTCACTACCACTTGTGAGTCCGCCTTCACTCATACTTCTGTCGCCTCTAGCACCTACTATGGCAAGTCCTGCCAGTAAGCCTCGTATTCTGCTTTGTTATTAGTGGTTTTGAACTCAAGTCTTATTGAGTAATAGCTCTCTTCTCAGGAGTTTGATATTATGTGTATCCCTACACCCCCACCCCTGATTGCAGGATGAGCTATCGATGTAAACTTGCTAGTGACTATCGACAGGTGAGGTGTGCACATGTTTTGGCAGATTTGTCAGCTCGAAAATGAAATCTTCTAGGGCTTGTCCTTTGATGGTGG encodes:
- the LOC121239663 gene encoding elongation factor 1-alpha-like: MGKEKFHINIVVIGHVDSGKSTTTGHLIYKLGGIDKRVIERFEKEAAEMNKRSFKYAWVLDKLKAERERGITIDIALWKFETTKYYCTVIDAPGHRDFIKNMITGTSQADCAVLIIDSTTGGFEAGISKDGQTREHALLAFTLGVKQMICCCNKMDATTPKYSKARYDEIVKEVSSYLKKVGYNPDKIPFVPISGFEGDNMIERSTNLDWYKGPTLLEALDLIQEPKRPSDKPLRLPLQDVYKIGGIGTVPVGRVETGVIKPGMVVTFGPTGLTTEVKSVEMHHEALPEALPGDNVGFNVKNVAVKDLKRGFVASNSKDDPAKEAANFTSQVIIMNHPGQIGNGYAPVLDCHTSHIAVKFAELLTKIDRRSGKELEKEPKFLKNGDAGMVKMIPTKPMVVETFSEYPPLGRFAVRDMRQTVAVGVIKSVEKKDPSGAKVTKSAAKKK